Proteins encoded by one window of Gemmatimonadaceae bacterium:
- a CDS encoding DUF494 family protein — protein sequence MTFRVLGPHERGRFTPDAWGHLISMNGAGMLNAVELEHVIERALSQIDGRIALDDLRVLMEGAGYMDDGLGGDNVTIH from the coding sequence ATGACTTTTCGCGTGCTCGGACCTCATGAACGGGGCCGCTTTACGCCCGATGCATGGGGACATCTCATATCGATGAACGGCGCCGGTATGCTCAACGCTGTGGAGCTCGAACATGTCATCGAACGGGCGCTGAGCCAGATCGATGGCCGAATCGCGCTCGACGACTTGCGCGTCCTGATGGAGGGCGCGGGCTACATGGATGACGGGCTCGGCGGCGACAACGTGACCATACACTGA